A window from Hypomesus transpacificus isolate Combined female chromosome 26, fHypTra1, whole genome shotgun sequence encodes these proteins:
- the pycr3 gene encoding pyrroline-5-carboxylate reductase 3 isoform X2, producing MDSTFRVGFIGAGNMAFGIAKGMLSVSAPSQRNFGCFQELGVAVTHSNVDLVRGSEVVFIAVKPHLVPTVLNEISEHVTQKHMIISVAAGVTITTLEELLPAETVVLRLMPNLPCLLQEGALLFSRGSKARPEDGALLSSLLQHCGLVEEGPEAWIDVHTGLSGSGVAFVYLFAEALAEGAVKMGMPSALAHSIAAQTILGAGRLLKDSGKHPAQLRSEVCTPGGTTIFGLHALEQGGLRATTMNAVEAATERARELGRKSAGTGDRK from the exons ATGGATTCTACCTTCAGGGTGGGCTTCATTGGCGCAGGGAACATGGCCTTTGGCATAGCTAAAGGCATGCTGTCAG TGAGTGCCCCATCTCAAAGAAACTTTGGATGCTTTCAG GAATTGGGGGTTGCTGTCACTCACTCAAATGTCGATCTGGTCAGAGGTTCTGAAGTTGTTTTTATAGCAGTCAAACCACACCTCGTTCCAACTGTCCTCAATGAGATATCAGAACATGTGACGCAGAAACACATGATTATCTCTGTGGCAGCAGGTGTGACTATCACAACACTTGAGGAG CTCTTACCTGCAGAAACGGTTGTCCTCAGGTTGATGCCCAACCTACCATGCCTTCTCCAGGAGGGGGCGCTGTTGTTCTCACGGGGCTCAAAGGCACGACCCGAGGATGGAGCTCTGCTCAGCTCATTGTTGCAGCACTGTGGTCTTGTGGAGGAGGGTCCAGAGGCCTGGATTGATGTGCACACAGGTCTCAGTGGCAGTGGAGTGGCGTTT GTGTACCTGTTTGCAGAGGCGCTGGCTGAGGGTGCGGTGAAAATGGGCATGCCAAGTGCTCTAGCACACAGCATTGCGGCTCAAACTATACTG GGGGCTGGTCGGTTGTTAAAGGACTCTGGGAAGCATCCGGCTCAGCTGCGTTCAGAAGTGTGTACCCCAGGAGGGACCACCATCTTTGGACTTCATGCCTTGGAGCAAGGTGGCCTGAGGGCTACAACGATGAACGCCGTGGAGGCTGCTACTGAGAGGGCCCGGGAGCTTGGCAGGAAGTCAGCAGgaacaggagacaggaagtga
- the pycr3 gene encoding pyrroline-5-carboxylate reductase 3 isoform X1, whose translation MDSTFRVGFIGAGNMAFGIAKGMLSGDVLSTNVTVSAPSQRNFGCFQELGVAVTHSNVDLVRGSEVVFIAVKPHLVPTVLNEISEHVTQKHMIISVAAGVTITTLEELLPAETVVLRLMPNLPCLLQEGALLFSRGSKARPEDGALLSSLLQHCGLVEEGPEAWIDVHTGLSGSGVAFVYLFAEALAEGAVKMGMPSALAHSIAAQTILGAGRLLKDSGKHPAQLRSEVCTPGGTTIFGLHALEQGGLRATTMNAVEAATERARELGRKSAGTGDRK comes from the exons ATGGATTCTACCTTCAGGGTGGGCTTCATTGGCGCAGGGAACATGGCCTTTGGCATAGCTAAAGGCATGCTGTCAG GTGATGTCCTTTCCACAAATGTTACAGTGAGTGCCCCATCTCAAAGAAACTTTGGATGCTTTCAG GAATTGGGGGTTGCTGTCACTCACTCAAATGTCGATCTGGTCAGAGGTTCTGAAGTTGTTTTTATAGCAGTCAAACCACACCTCGTTCCAACTGTCCTCAATGAGATATCAGAACATGTGACGCAGAAACACATGATTATCTCTGTGGCAGCAGGTGTGACTATCACAACACTTGAGGAG CTCTTACCTGCAGAAACGGTTGTCCTCAGGTTGATGCCCAACCTACCATGCCTTCTCCAGGAGGGGGCGCTGTTGTTCTCACGGGGCTCAAAGGCACGACCCGAGGATGGAGCTCTGCTCAGCTCATTGTTGCAGCACTGTGGTCTTGTGGAGGAGGGTCCAGAGGCCTGGATTGATGTGCACACAGGTCTCAGTGGCAGTGGAGTGGCGTTT GTGTACCTGTTTGCAGAGGCGCTGGCTGAGGGTGCGGTGAAAATGGGCATGCCAAGTGCTCTAGCACACAGCATTGCGGCTCAAACTATACTG GGGGCTGGTCGGTTGTTAAAGGACTCTGGGAAGCATCCGGCTCAGCTGCGTTCAGAAGTGTGTACCCCAGGAGGGACCACCATCTTTGGACTTCATGCCTTGGAGCAAGGTGGCCTGAGGGCTACAACGATGAACGCCGTGGAGGCTGCTACTGAGAGGGCCCGGGAGCTTGGCAGGAAGTCAGCAGgaacaggagacaggaagtga
- the bmb gene encoding protein brambleberry, which produces MAHLVVVHHAVLALLLSCSTSTAFFDWIKRPAAPSPSPPPAPVQPGGDAPPFEMMVSDEKFLVEAKQMELSPLDSCHYMVVAQLKSTCGSLSEEQLAKLGVVLFNCQAEVEGRRTYPCTDEMSLRQCTADMDSDTWNAYHIVSNRARAVCYATRQQHFRRRAELTVNALISTAISQLDAMKDLKEGQLELRDLTAASLEKLLQGHSALQAQQGALWLGQEQLESSLSSNLERLGQEKALIASGQELVAQLIKGITQRMENVSEQMKGQGSEVQEGHKAILDDLAEVRGRAQDIYSKIESSMSGFLLYQNQTARYYADLMGKLERMNGTLGAMLHYLDNMHTRLEDRLHAIQDYLGWAGLSLAALWTCVMHAGYFLLCAVLLTFLHCPCFTRAMLLLTVPLNAVAEINRQPSLDLMGLSLLLVTLSLGHWFVTQLSRACSWIGGKQTSLPLPPACKILEPEKQIESPQSHYQKGPSCSTPQKDELDGVMEPEDFLDQESYMGVPYSGQQMAEASFEPVMAAPNQSTPCVMVRPSFSAAVLESLPHRNLGGGFEAVYGSRSSSPNQSLASNGSLSCRQLCNGTTRTGKPCKKRAVLGQDYCRVHDGGYTSYIHP; this is translated from the exons ATGGCTCACCTGGTGGTGGTCCATCATGCTGTTCTGGCCTTGCTCCTATCTTGTTCCACATCCACGGCCTTTTTTGACTGGATAAAGCGGCCTGcagctccatctccctctccaccaccagCTCCCGTACAACCTGGGGGAGATGCACCCCCCTTCGAGATGATGGTATCAGATGAAAAATTCCTTGTTGAGGCCAAGCAGATGGAACTTAGTCCCCTGGACAGCTGCCATTACATG GTGGTTGCTCAGTTGAAGTCGACCTGTGGTAGCCTATCAGAGGAGCAGCTGGCTAAACTGGGGGTGGTCCTTTTCAACTGTCAGGCAGAGGTGGAGGGGCGCAGGACCTATCCTTGCACAGACGAAATG TCTTTGAGACAGTGCACAGCAGACATGGACTCGGACACATGGAATGCGTACCACATCGTCAGCAACCGAGCGCGCGCCGTGTGCTACGCCACCCGCCAGCAGCACTTCCGTCGCAGGGCTGAGCTCACGGTCAACGCTCTCATCTCCACAGCAATCAGCCAACTCGATGCCATGAAAGACTTGAAG GAGGGGCAGTTGGAGCTAAGGGACCTGACTGCAGCCTCCCTGGAGAAGCTGCTGCAGGGCCACAGCGCCCTTCAGGCCCAGCAAGGGGCCTTGTGGCTGGGgcaggagcagctggagagcTCCCTGAGCTCCAACCTGGAGCGGTTGGGCCAGGAGAAGGCCCTCATTGCCTCTGGACAGGAGCTGGTAGCTCAGCTCATCAAGGGCATCACACAGAGGATGG aaaacgtaaGTGAGCAGATGAAAGGTCAAGGCTCAGAGGTGCAGGAGGGTCACAAGGCCATTTTGGATGACCTCGCAGAGGTCAGAGGGCGAGCACAGGATATCTATAGTAAAATAG AGAGCAGCATGTCTGGGTTCCTGCTGTACCAGAACCAGACGGCCAGGTACTATGCAGACCTCATGGGCAAACTGGAGCGCATGAACGGCACGTTGGGAGCCATGCTACATTACCTAGACAACATGCACACCCGCCTGGAGGACCGACTCCATGCCATCCAGGACTACCTTGGCTGGGCAG GTCTGAGCTTGGCAGCGCTGTGGACTTGTGTGATGCATGCTGGGTATTTCCTGCTCTGCGCAGTCCTGCTGACGTTTCTTCACTGTCCGTGTTTCACGCGGGCCATGCTGCTGCTCACTGTGCCCCTCAACGCTGTGGCTGAGATCAACCGGCAGCCTTCCCTGGACCTCATGGGCCTCAGCCTGCTACTGGTCACGCTGTCACTAG GTCATTGGTTTGTGACACAGTTGTCGAGGGCTTGTTCTTGGATTGGAGGAAAGCAAACGAGTTTGCCCCTTCCACCTGCGTGTAAAATCCTGGAACCAGAGAAGCAGATTGAGTCCCCTCAGTCTCACTATCAGAAAGGCCCATCCTGCTCCACCCCTCAGAA AGATGAGTTGGATGGGGTCATGGAGCCAGAAGACTTCCTAGATCAGGAGAGCTACATGGGTG TGCCGTATAGCGGCCAGCAGATGGCAGAGGCCAGCTTTGAACCGGTTATGGCTGCACCCAACCAATCCACACCTTGTGTCATGGTTCGGCCAAGCTTTTCTGCG GCTGTCCTAGAAAGTCTTCCTCACAGGAATCTGGGTGGGGGTTTTGAGGCAGTGTATGGATCCCGCAGTTCCAGCCCCAACCAATCCTTGGCCAGCAACGG GTCCTTGTCTTGTCGCCAGCTGTGTAACGGCACCACCAGAACAGGGAAGCCGTGTAAAAAAAGGGCAGTTCTGGGGCAGGACTACTGTCGTGTCCATGACGGAGGCTACACGTCCTATATCCACCCTTGA